A region from the Ammospiza caudacuta isolate bAmmCau1 chromosome 4, bAmmCau1.pri, whole genome shotgun sequence genome encodes:
- the EIF2AK3 gene encoding eukaryotic translation initiation factor 2-alpha kinase 3: MRGPRGRSALAAFALLVLLGVAAGGPEPPPSDAAAVEAAFGLGAAAAPAALPAGSADVTVEDDEGGVAPAGPGEPDAEGSGEARTGSRSLVIISTLDGRIAALDPENSGRKQWDLDVGSGSLVSSSLSKPEVFGNKIIIPSLDGDLFQWDRDRGSMEAVPFTVESLLESSYKFGEDVVLVGGKSLTTYGLSSYSGKVKYICSAVGCRRWDDEESEQEETLLLHRTQKTVRAVGPRSGNEKWNFSVGHFELRYVPDIETRAGYIESDFKSAMNKEETKIISEVDEQEAMMKDTVIKVSVADWKVMAFNRRGGHLEWEYQFCTPIASAWLLKDGKVIPISLFDDTSYTANNEVPEDEEDLVEAARGATESSVYLGMFRGQLYLQSSVRIYEKFPTNPKALESRNDNAIIPLPKIKWKPLIQSPSRTPVLVGSDEFDKCLSNDKYSHEEYSNGALSVLQYPYDNGYYLPYYKRERNKRSNQITVRFFDDTSYKNIRKKDPVLLLHWWKEIVGTILFCIVATTFIVRKLFHPHPYSRLRKESETQCQTDCKYEPTCGDIKDNSWSDAKNSGYVSRYLTDFEPIQCLGRGGFGVVFEARNKVDDCNYAIKRIRLPNRELAREKVMREVKALAKLEHPGIVRYFNAWLEAPPERWQEKMDEQWLKDESTDWPLSSPSPMDVPSFKITTEPFSTEEHIEVTAASSERVRSVGIPCGQSDSSGSQFSPLEFSDTDNKDLQHSEDPLLNLQDSVLTGCDVEDSTINSNELGHSLEICPSAVPVVHLKEGTSSSIVFEDSGCGNASSKEEKVDVSHNESPSEDKGKSTKESDNKKSASGSPLSVSPPRPTSLSLDLSKNTAEKVKPTSPKVYLYIQMQLCRKENLKDWMSRRCTIEERERTECLQIFLQIAEAVDFLHSKGLMHRDLKPSNIFFTMDDIVKVGDFGLVTAMDQDEEEESVLTPMPAYARHTGQVGTKLYMSPEQICGNTYSHKVDIFSLGLILFELLYPFSTQMERVKTLSDVRNLNFPPLFTQKYAQEYTMVKDMLSPSPTERPEAAAIIENPVFEDLELPPKPVLRQRSRTMSLSGNKHSRQPSK; the protein is encoded by the exons cgagCGATGCCGCGGCTGTGGAGGCCGCGTTCGGGCTGGGggcggccgccgctcccgccgctctGCCCGCTGGTTCCGCGGACGTGACAGTGGAGGACGATGAGGGCGGTGTGGCCCCTGCAGGGCCCGGAGAGCCGGACGCTGAGGGCAGCGGAGAGGCCCGGACCGGCAGCAG GTCTCTGGTAATCATCAGCACTTTGGATGGACGGATTGCTGCACTGGATCCAGAGAACAGTGGCAGAAAACAGTGGGATCTGGATGTGGGATCAGGTTCTCTTGTGTCATCCAGCCTCAGTAAACCAGAG GTGTTTGGAAACAAGATCATTATCCCTTCCTTGGATGGGGACCTGTTCCAGTGGGATCGGGATCGGGGCAGCATGGAGGCCGTTCCCTTCACGGTGGAGTCTCTGCTCGAGTCATCCTACAAATTCGGCGAGGACGTTGTCCTGGTTGGGGGGAAGTCTCTGACCACCTATGGGCTGAGCTCCTATTCAGGGAAG GTGAAGTACATCTGCTCGGCCGTGGGCTGCCGCCGCTGGGACGATGAGGAGAGCGAGCAGGAGGAGACGCTGCTGCTGCACCGCACCCAGAAAACCGTCCGGGCTGTGGGGCCGCGCAGCGGCAACGAGAA gTGGAATTTCAGTGTTGGTCACTTTGAGCTGCGCTATGTCCCAGATATTGAAACTAGAGCAGGATACATTGAGAGTGATTTTAAATCAGCTATGaacaaagaagaaacaaaaattatttcagaggtGGATGAGCAGGAAGCTATGATGAAAGACACAGTGATAAAGGTCTCTGTGGCTGACTGGAAGGTGATGGCTTTTAACAGACGAGGAGGACATCTGGAATGGGAATACCAG TTTTGCACTCCAATTGCTTCTGCATGGCTGCTTAAGGATGGCAAAGTAATTCCAATCAGTCTGTTTGATGACACAAGTTACACAGCAAATAACGAGGTACCAGAGGATGAAGAAGATCTTGTGGAAGCTGCCAGAGGGGCCACAGAATCCAGTGTCTATTTGG GTATGTTCAGGGGCCAGCTGTATCTTCAATCATCAGTCAGAATTTATGAGAAATTCCCAACCAACCCAAAGGCTCTGGAATCCAGGAATGATAATGCAATTATTCCTCTTCCCAAAATCAAATGGAAACCTTTAATCC AGTCCCCTTCCAGGACCCCAGTGTTGGTGGGCTCTGATGAGTTTGATAAGTGTCTCAGCAATGACAAGTATTCTCATGAGGAATACAGCAACGGAGCACTCTCAGTTCTGCAGTACCCATATG ATAATGGTTATTACTTACCCTACTACAAGAGGGAGAGAAACAAGCGCAGCAACCAGATCACAGTTCGGTTTTTTGACGACACGAGTTACAAGAACATTCGCAAGAAGGatcctgttctgctgctgcactggTGGAAGGAGATTGTTGGCACCATTTTGTTCTGTATCGTGGCCACCACCTTCATTGTGCGCAAACTCTTCCACCCCCACCCTTACAGCAGA CTGCGGAAGGAGTCTGAAACACAGTGTCAGACTGATTGTAAGTATGAGCCCACTTGTGGAGACATTAAAGACAACAGCTGGAGTGATGCCAAGAACTCTGGATATGTGTCAAG ATACCTGACAGATTTTGAACCAATCCAGTGTCTGGGTCGTGGAGGTTTTGGAGTGGTTTTTGAAGCCAGAAATAAAGTAGATGACTGCAACTATGCCATCAAGAGGATCCGATTGCCCAACAG GGAGCTGGCTCGTGAGAAGGTGATGAGGGAGGTCAAGGCTCTGGCGAAGCTCGAGCACCCAGGGATTGTTCGGTATTTCAATGCATGGCTGGAAGCTCCCCCTGAGAGATGGCAGGAAAAGATGGATGAGCAGTGGCTGAAAGATGAAAG CACTGATTGGCCACTCAGTTCTCCCAGCCCAATGGATGTCCCATCATTTAAGATCACAACAGAGCCATTTTCAACAGAGGAGCACATTGAAGTTACTGCAGCTTCATCAGAGAGGGTGAGGTCTGTGGGGATACCCTGTGGTCAGTCAGATTCATCTGGAAGCCAGTTTTCTCCTCTGGAGTTTTCTGACACAGACAACAAGGATTTGCAGCACTCAGAAGATCCCCTGTTAAACCTTCAGGACAGTGTCCTTACAGGCTGTGATGTAGAAGACAGCACTATCAACAGTAATGAGCTGGGACACTCCTTGGAAATTTGTCCTTCAGCTGTTCCTGTTGTACATCTGAAGGAAGGGACCTCCTCCTCTATTGTGTTTGAGGATTCTGGCTGTGGAAATGCCTCCAGTAAGGAAGAGAAAGTTGATGTTTCACATAATGAGAGTCCTTCTGAGGATAAAGGGAAAAGTACAAAGGAATCTGATAACAAGAAATCTGCTTCAGGAAGTCCCCTCTCTGTTTCTCCTCCGAGGCCAACGAGTTTAAGCCTGGACCTTTCtaaaaacactgcagaaaaagTGAAGCCCACCTCTCCAAAGGTGTATCTGTACATCCAgatgcagctgtgcaggaaggaGAACCTCAAAGACTGGATGAGCAGGAGATGCACCatagaggagagggaaaggacaGAGTGTCTGCAGATCTTTCTGCAGATTGCTGAAGCTGTTGACTTCCTGCACAGCAAAGGATTAATGCACAGGGATCTCAAG CCTTCCAATATATTTTTCACAATGGATGACATAGTAAAGGTTGGGGATTTTGGACTGGTGACTGCTATGGACcaagatgaggaggaggaatcAGTTCTGACCCCAATGCCAGCTTATGCCAGGCACACAGGACAAGTAGGGACCAAACTCTACATGAGCCCAGAACAG ATCTGTGGCAACACCTATTCTCACAAGGTGGATATCTTCTCTCTGGGACTGATTCTCTTTGAGCTGCTCTACCCCTTCAGCACACAGATGGAGAGGGTCAAG